One Pseudomonadota bacterium DNA window includes the following coding sequences:
- a CDS encoding NYN domain-containing protein → MNEEPNLALFIDFENLAIGVEDANYKKFDVNLVLGRLLEKGKIVVKRAYADWERYASFKRGFHEAAIEMMDIPRRRYSGKNSADIRLVVDAMDLANAKSHINIFVIASGDSDFSPLVSKLRENNKFVIGLGVKNSTSNLFVENCDEFIFYDDLIRRVERGRPAEARSDKQDEAFSLLLDALRALRRDSKDILWSSMVKETMKRKRPSFNEEYYGFDTFSQLLEEGQRRNIIKLEKDQRSGSYVVTDFRAGR, encoded by the coding sequence GTGAACGAAGAACCCAACCTTGCCTTGTTCATCGACTTCGAGAACCTGGCCATCGGTGTCGAAGACGCCAACTACAAGAAATTCGACGTGAACCTCGTGCTCGGGCGCCTGCTCGAGAAGGGCAAGATCGTGGTCAAGCGCGCGTATGCTGACTGGGAGCGCTACGCCTCGTTCAAGCGGGGGTTCCACGAGGCTGCCATCGAGATGATGGACATCCCGCGCCGTCGCTACAGCGGAAAGAACAGCGCAGACATCCGCCTCGTGGTCGACGCCATGGACCTCGCCAATGCCAAGAGCCACATCAACATCTTCGTCATCGCGTCCGGTGACAGCGATTTCTCTCCCCTGGTCTCGAAGCTGCGCGAGAACAACAAGTTCGTCATCGGCCTGGGCGTCAAGAACTCCACCTCGAACCTCTTCGTCGAGAACTGCGACGAGTTCATCTTCTACGACGATCTCATCCGCCGCGTCGAGCGCGGGCGACCAGCCGAGGCACGGTCCGACAAGCAGGACGAGGCCTTCAGCCTGCTCCTCGACGCGCTGCGCGCGCTGCGCCGCGACAGCAAGGATATTCTGTGGAGCTCGATGGTGAAGGAGACCATGAAGCGCAAGCGCCCCTCGTTCAACGAGGAGTACTACGGCTTCGACACCTTCTCGCAGCTCCTCGAAGAGGGGCAGCGGCGCAACATCATCAAGCTCGAGAAAGACCAGCGCAGCGGCTCATACGTCGTCACCGACTTCCGCGCCGGGCGCTGA